From the genome of Nakamurella flavida, one region includes:
- a CDS encoding molybdopterin-dependent oxidoreductase has product MTESQGVTTGHRSTPIADRENAPLRPRPWRPGVATAGLMGLIAIGLAVAVAELVAALGVWVGVLHVNSSPLAALGATFIQFTPEWLKEQAIQAFGTNDKLALRVGMMITLAILAGLIGVLARRSPRPAVVLTVVLLAVTAAAVLTRTGTGPIDVLPTAVGGIVGIVFLVSVFRRTVVRDDVSVGTVTATAATAGGTTTDTDRSGAAHPMLAASPARTTDRRTFFRMAGVGAVVAVAAGAVARWIPSTAEVAASRDRVALGAASDVQTVGDVALQVDDLSPFVTPNDGFYRIDTAFTLPRITAEDWQLRIHGLVDREITLNFADLMARPMLERMVTLTCVSNEVGGNLVGNARWQGIRLDDLLAEAGPQAGADAVLSTSVDGMTIGTPLAALTDGRDAILAVAMNGEPLPVEHGFPVRMVVPGLYGYVSATKWVVDLEVTRFADFSAYWTDRGWSAQGPIKTGSRIDVPKSFDRLPAGKVAVAGVAWAQHRGISAVEVQVDQGDWVQAELSGLVSVDTWRQYVYQWDATPGLHTVRVRAIDDAGEVQTDQLAGVLPDGATGWDSRTVTIV; this is encoded by the coding sequence ATGACCGAATCCCAGGGCGTGACCACAGGTCACCGGTCGACGCCGATCGCCGACCGTGAGAACGCGCCGCTGAGACCCCGACCTTGGCGGCCGGGCGTCGCGACGGCGGGACTGATGGGCCTGATCGCCATCGGTCTCGCCGTCGCGGTCGCTGAACTCGTCGCCGCGCTCGGTGTCTGGGTCGGCGTGCTGCACGTCAACTCCTCGCCGCTCGCCGCCCTGGGCGCCACCTTCATCCAGTTCACGCCGGAGTGGCTCAAGGAACAGGCCATCCAGGCGTTCGGCACCAACGACAAGCTGGCCCTGCGCGTCGGGATGATGATCACCCTGGCGATCCTGGCCGGACTGATCGGTGTCCTCGCCCGGCGCAGCCCGCGGCCGGCCGTCGTGCTCACCGTCGTCCTGCTCGCCGTGACCGCCGCCGCCGTGCTCACCCGCACCGGGACGGGCCCGATCGACGTGCTCCCGACCGCTGTCGGCGGCATCGTCGGGATCGTCTTCCTGGTCAGCGTGTTCCGCCGCACCGTCGTCCGCGACGACGTGTCGGTCGGCACCGTGACCGCGACCGCGGCGACCGCGGGGGGCACCACCACGGACACCGATCGCAGCGGCGCCGCCCACCCGATGCTGGCCGCCTCCCCCGCCCGTACCACCGATCGCCGCACCTTCTTCAGGATGGCCGGGGTCGGGGCCGTGGTCGCCGTCGCGGCCGGCGCCGTCGCCCGATGGATTCCCAGCACTGCCGAGGTCGCCGCCAGTCGCGACCGGGTCGCGCTGGGCGCAGCGTCGGACGTGCAGACCGTCGGCGACGTCGCCCTGCAGGTCGACGACCTCAGCCCGTTCGTCACCCCGAACGACGGCTTCTACCGCATCGACACCGCCTTCACCCTGCCCCGGATCACCGCCGAGGACTGGCAGTTGCGCATCCACGGCCTGGTCGACCGGGAGATCACCCTGAACTTCGCCGATCTGATGGCGCGGCCCATGCTGGAGCGCATGGTCACCCTGACCTGCGTCTCCAACGAGGTCGGCGGCAACCTGGTCGGCAACGCCCGCTGGCAGGGCATCCGGCTGGACGACCTGCTCGCCGAGGCCGGTCCGCAGGCCGGCGCCGATGCGGTGCTGTCCACCAGCGTCGACGGCATGACCATCGGCACGCCGCTGGCCGCGCTGACCGACGGCCGGGACGCCATCCTGGCCGTGGCCATGAACGGCGAGCCGCTCCCCGTCGAGCACGGCTTCCCCGTCCGCATGGTCGTCCCCGGCCTGTACGGATACGTCTCGGCGACGAAGTGGGTCGTCGATCTCGAGGTCACCCGGTTCGCCGACTTCTCCGCCTACTGGACCGACCGCGGCTGGTCGGCCCAGGGCCCCATCAAGACCGGGTCCCGCATCGACGTGCCGAAGAGCTTCGACCGGCTGCCCGCCGGCAAGGTGGCCGTCGCCGGCGTGGCCTGGGCCCAGCACCGCGGCATCTCCGCCGTCGAGGTGCAGGTCGACCAGGGCGACTGGGTGCAGGCCGAGCTCTCCGGGCTGGTCAGCGTGGACACCTGGCGCCAGTACGTCTACCAGTGGGACGCCACCCCCGGACTGCACACCGTGCGGGTCCGGGCGATCGACGACGCCGGCGAGGTGCAGACCGACCAGCTCGCAGGCGTCCTGCCCGACGGCGCCACCGGATGGGATTCCCGCACCGTCACCATCGTCTGA
- the sigK gene encoding ECF RNA polymerase sigma factor SigK, protein MVPPRLSAVPDPSSAGGADGFAEPTARVSDENLLQQTALGHQDAFAALYTAYSARVFGLARRIVRDPGQAEEVAQEVFLEIWRRASRFDASRGSATSWIMTLTHARSVDRVRSAQAATDREIRVAQASTERDVDSVVEAVEANFERRAVQRCLTALTDLQRESITLAYYSGYTYREVSELLGAPLPTIKTRLRDGLIRLRDCLGVGA, encoded by the coding sequence ATGGTGCCTCCACGGTTGTCGGCCGTCCCTGACCCCTCCTCCGCGGGCGGGGCCGACGGCTTCGCCGAACCGACCGCCCGGGTGTCGGACGAGAACCTGCTGCAGCAGACGGCATTGGGCCACCAGGACGCGTTCGCCGCGCTCTACACCGCCTACTCCGCCCGCGTGTTCGGCCTCGCCCGACGCATCGTGCGCGATCCCGGGCAGGCCGAGGAGGTGGCTCAGGAGGTGTTCCTGGAGATCTGGCGGCGGGCCAGCCGGTTCGACGCCTCCCGCGGCTCGGCGACCTCCTGGATCATGACGCTCACCCATGCCCGGTCGGTCGACCGGGTGCGGTCCGCCCAGGCGGCGACCGACCGGGAGATCCGGGTCGCGCAGGCGTCCACCGAGCGCGATGTCGATTCCGTCGTGGAGGCGGTCGAGGCCAACTTCGAGCGTCGCGCGGTCCAGCGCTGTCTGACCGCCCTGACCGACCTCCAGCGCGAATCCATCACGTTGGCGTACTACAGCGGCTACACCTACCGAGAGGTGTCCGAGCTTCTCGGAGCCCCGCTGCCGACCATCAAGACCCGCCTACGGGACGGACTCATCCGGCTCCGCGACTGTCTGGGAGTGGGAGCATGA
- a CDS encoding anti-sigma factor — protein sequence MTMNNDLYLLTGAMALDALPEDETADFREYAEQDPAVAAEYQSFLATVALLGSVAAESPPAGLRDKVMAQIAVTPQLPPLTSHQPIVTSTAPVAPTPPAPAAGTDDDGHLAPVVPLRPWFRRPATWIAAAAAAIVIGTGTTIIVEQSSSPTDPLVAVSDCVLSDQGRQVITPQVGAGAQVILSRACNGAVLDVTSFEQLPAGSQYQLWALEGDAAPKSLGLLVDASKGEAQQQVASLAGGETGIAVSVEPTGGSVAPTQDKIVFVAPISA from the coding sequence ATGACCATGAACAACGACCTCTACCTGCTCACCGGGGCGATGGCGCTGGACGCCCTCCCTGAGGACGAGACCGCCGACTTCCGCGAGTACGCCGAGCAGGATCCGGCCGTCGCCGCGGAGTACCAGAGCTTCCTGGCCACCGTCGCCCTGCTGGGATCGGTCGCGGCCGAGTCGCCGCCGGCCGGCCTGCGGGACAAGGTGATGGCCCAGATCGCGGTGACCCCGCAGCTGCCGCCGCTGACCTCACACCAGCCGATCGTCACCAGCACCGCACCGGTCGCCCCGACCCCGCCGGCCCCGGCCGCCGGGACGGACGACGACGGCCACCTGGCGCCGGTCGTCCCATTGCGTCCCTGGTTCCGGCGCCCGGCCACCTGGATCGCCGCCGCCGCTGCGGCCATCGTCATCGGGACGGGGACGACGATCATCGTCGAGCAGTCCTCGTCGCCCACCGATCCGCTGGTCGCGGTGTCCGACTGCGTGCTGTCCGATCAGGGCCGGCAGGTCATCACCCCGCAGGTCGGCGCGGGCGCCCAGGTCATCCTGTCCCGGGCCTGCAACGGCGCGGTGCTGGACGTGACGTCGTTCGAGCAGCTCCCGGCGGGCAGCCAGTACCAGCTGTGGGCGTTGGAGGGGGATGCGGCGCCGAAGTCGTTGGGGCTGCTCGTCGACGCGTCCAAGGGCGAGGCCCAGCAGCAGGTGGCCTCGTTGGCCGGCGGGGAGACCGGGATCGCCGTCTCGGTGGAGCCCACCGGCGGTTCGGTGGCCCCGACGCAGGACAAGATCGTCTTCGTGGCACCGATCAGCGCCTGA